The Lytechinus pictus isolate F3 Inbred chromosome 8, Lp3.0, whole genome shotgun sequence nucleotide sequence TGTGTGTAAACTTACTTTCCAACAAAGAATAAAACATGGAAGAATTATATTTTCGTATTTAAACAAATCACTGACGTACCGAAAACTACGGAAAAGTGATAATGTTTAAAAGTAGACATTTTGAATGTGTGATGAACACTAGATTTTGCCAATTTATtgcaatttcattgttttttaccTTGAGAGGTGGTTAGCAAGAAAAGTTGAACAGAAATAACCTGCACGCTAATAGCCACATAACATCCTCAAAAAATCAGTTTCAGCCACCGACAGAGTATATACGAGGAAAACAGTCGCAAGTCGTTAATATACATTATGATTTTCACCTTACAAATACATATTGATATTCACATATAATGTAGTTATTACATACTGCAAATACTAATGGAATTGATTTACCAAAATGCAATTGAAGCTGCAACGAAGTTTGATATGCACAAATTCACACATTAAACATTAAATACGTTTATTCGACTTTTTGGAAACTTCATCTGGTTCAATGCATCCTTTAAAGTCATTTCCGATGCAGTATGAACAATATTTAACATGACTTCATGACATAACCTGGTTGCCAGGCAACGACAATAGATGAAGATTTTGTCTGGTTTTGGTCAACGATGAGCCAGGCAGGTACATCTgggataactacatgtatataaaaggCGGAAACAAAAACCATCAAATGATAGAGTAAGAGTTTAATAGTAcaattcttattttctttaacCATAATTCATTgtcttgtttttatatttactattttaatcaaatgtgACGAAATATCATTCAGATGTGACAGTCTGTATTTTTAAACTAACGTATATAGTTattataataattcaattaGTATTACTTTAGAAAACAGAATATCCAAaatcaaaaataatatcacagtTCAACTCACGAAATAACGAAGAATTGAAAACTGCTGATCCTAACCCGTATCTGGATACAGCAGTGCAATTGTAAATAGATGGATGTTCAGATGGTCGGCTTCGAATCATCAGGTCACTAGTGGTTACGGTCTCTCTTTCTGCATGTTCTGGGCTATTCTCGTGGAGATTCATGTTACTGGTGTCATTGAAGACAATAGCTTCATCACTGAACCATTCAAAGACAACGGCAGGTGGATTGGAATCTGCTCTACATGTCAGCGCAAATTCCATAGCCCCATATGTTGTATTTGACTTACGTGAAGTAAGACGTCGAGCAGAAATAGAAACAACTGGTACGTCTGGAAGCAAATGCGGAAACCTTATAAATCAGCGAGAGCACTAAGTGATAAAAACGAAGGTTTACAACAGAAAGAACAGGAAACGGAATTTAAAAAGGGAATGATAGTGTACCCAACATCTCTACTACAGGTAtcactttattttcatatatatatatatgtatatatatatatatatacataaaaaataattcagaAGTCTGTGTGGGGATTTGGTTAATTTGTTAGGGACCATTGGTCCTAACTTGTaccaaaatatgaaatgagttAGTGCTTACATGATATGTTCAGAACAATACTCTCGTTCAATGCCATGATTGAGAATGTTGTAGTTTGGACTGCCTCACAAATGAGCCGCTTCCCATGGTCAAGCCAATTCGGTATTACTATCAGAGAGCTTTCAGCATCGTATCGGTCAGCAGCATTGACTGTATTCTTAAGAGATGAGTCTTCTGTGACGTTCTTTAAGCCAATGTACCAATGGATGAGGAAATTGGGGTATCCATTTCGAGCCCTGCAGGTTACGGTTGTTTCTATTCCATCTTCCAAGTTAGCATCTCCAATGGAAGCAATTTCTACACTGTCAGGTGGACCTTTACGATGGATATGGTAAATAAATCCAAATGCGAAAATATACCTTAAGAAACAGAATTGCCCTTGGGTTAAAAGTGTTGTTCAATATTCCTAAAACACAATATTACCCCCACAAATCTAACTAGAATGCCTTTTTCGTAAAAGAACATTAAGCAGCCTTCTACCCGTTctagtaaaaatatatttggagATCTATTTGGATCATCTGATAATCAAATTTGGTATAGCAAATACATGACAGAAGTATAATAGAATAACACATTTACCTATCAAACgtgatatatttatattagcctgtacatgtagtttcaccTTAAACATTTCGAAAAGTTCGGAAAATATGTATTGTCTAAATAAAAAACTTAGTATTAATCGACGATGTTTTATAACATAAAccacatgtgaaatatttttttggtgGTATTTAGTGTATTATGCTTTTAATTTCAGAAGAAGGCACAGATGTCACAGAATTATAATGGAATATGTTATGTATACATAGGGATAAAACAACTCACCGTAAACCAATAATTTGGCAATCCTTCGTTTAACATGGCTTCCCAAACTCGCAAAACATTTAAGGAATTTTCCATGGTGCTTTCTCTCTGGAAGAATCGTGATGACACTTTCGGTATCGAACAAACTGTAGTCTAACGCACTGTTAAGCTTCTGAAGACTAGTATTATTTTGAAGACTGGTGGAACTACCAAGCATCCAAACAAATTCAACCGCTGGGAATGATCCAATGCATTTGCAGGTTATTGATGAGGGTGAATCCTCTTGAACGTACATGACTGCTGATCCCAAATCTTTGTCCTTGCCAATTCCTTTTTGGAAGAGGGTCATGCTCGACGGTAAAACTTTATAAAtcgaaagaaaaggaaaaagaataaccagacGTTAATCTTGTGACAATAATTGTTACatgatttagatttttttttctcctattaacataaattgaaattaacttgaataaaaataaaggtgATACATTTCTGCAATATTggcttaacataattatgaatttattttttacatatatatatattgtttttaagATAGACAGcctgaataaagaataaaagcaAGTCCCTAGACTCGACTCTTGAGATGGACTGAACGGCACGGAATGACCTATtagcattataattattatactgCGCAAGGTTGATCTATAGTCTACACATACCATGAACATTCAGGTACACTGAACTTTGTAAGTTGGTGAATAGTTTGGGATGTGATGCCTCACAGCGCAGAACCTTTCCTTGGTCGTTCGTAGAGGGCGTGATGGTAGCTGTTTTCCTTGACACGTACTTGTTCCCTTGAATTGTATCAGACTGGCCGTGGACATAAAAGATCACATCATCTGGTATTAGCCAAGTCAGTACGACAGGAGGCCTTGCTGGGAAAGTATTGCATGTAATGTTATACGGTTCTCCAGAAGTTACTGTTATAGTTGCGGAGTTCGAAATCGGACCGTCTGGTTGTGCACTATCGATAGAGACCTGCGATGGCGGAGCTGCGAATGTAGAAGAGggaatttatgaaataattataaagacAGTATGGAAAAGTTCCTGCTTGCTcagatatttcattcttttaggACTAATTTTCAATTTACATACCATTTTTCATCCAAGTAACCTCAAATATAGACGGGAAAAAATCAACCATCAAATACATAGCTCTTTTAatatataggtttcaaaatacaCTGGAAAATGGGGTATCAATAATCCGATAATTACATTTTTTGGCGGGGAAGGGGGTCCATTGTCGTACAAGATGAGCAACTTTTAAGAAATTTAAATGACGGACATGTTTTACCCTTGGTATTTGACGCATTCACTAAGGCAATGCACTCGGGCTTGGCCTTAGAGGAGTCGTCATTGGTCTAGGTAGCGGACATGCAAACTATGTCCTTGGTCCGACCTTGTTCTTGGCCTTTGGTTACCTGGCATTACCCAAATCACTGATAATGAAATGTAGGATGACGATGATGGCTAATTTTATACATTCCTTTATCAAATGGATCTCATCATTTAGTAAATTAGACGTCTAATAATAATGGAACATAATCATCCTCGGTGTAGCAGCTGTTACAGTTTGTTTTGATTCATACgaactttttttcttgtctggGTCAAAATGGAATGTAATTTTACAAAGCTAAAGactgaaatattgaaaaaaaaaaaaggcattaaaataaagtatacgCTCTTGAAATCACGGTGTCGGGCCTTTATCTTTAAACAAAGTTGAACAGTCTTTCATTGACGTTGtcttttacatctgattttgttttaccaAACAGCGTAGGGCAATTTGAATGGTATGTTGCAACGCTGtccgttttttcttctttttttacctgGATTTAGTACTTGTATTGTCTCAACCGCTGACCATGTTCCACTCTTGTTTATTAAATCGCATGTGTATCTCCCATTGTCACCAGTGGTCAAATTGATTATTGTTAGCGATGTGCTGCGGTCATCTACCAATATCTTGTACTTTGTAGGATTAGAAATATTAGGTGTACATTCATTCGCATATGGGCACGATTCATTAGCGACCTCGATGCCGTCGTGTTTCCACTGTACTAAGCGAGGATATGAAGAAGGTGAATAACTGCATTCAGTTGTAAAATCTTCTCCGGTGACTGGTAGGGTCTGTTGTTGAAAAGAAATCGTATTTGCAGATGGGGATCCTGTAAGTTCAATATGAAAAACAAAGTCATTTTGTGATAATATGTAAACATCACATTTCAAGGATGAAATTTTGATAATCTCTCATCAAATTTCAATCAGGTATTTAGAGGAAAGCCAGTTAATACATTGGTTCTAGaactattaattgtaataacgTGTCGAATATTATTTTGCAAGAATTGGATGAACATAAGTAAATTTAAGGGGGGAAAATAAACCATTCAGTGAAATTTTCGAGCTTTGTATTATCTGTTCGTGTAAATTTGTCTTCGACGTTCTTGACATAAAAAAGACGTTGTGAAACTTTATGAAATGCATAAACTACATACCTTTTCTGCACAAGAGAATGACAAAGCAGAACTGCAAATAAGATGCCATTTCCAGATAAGGCGATAGAATGCTCACATTCTTACTGTCATATCAACAAGAACTTCCTTAACAATTGCAGTGTAAGAGAAGAATTGCATGGACATTCCCAAGGTGTCCGATACTGCATTGTACAAATGACACTATTGGTTATGAGGTCGTACACTTATGTACATTCACGAAAATCGAGAGTAATGTCGCTATACCCTACTTAGTTTCCATTTGTTAATATTTACTGTGTAATCTATGGTTATCAGCTTGTCCAGATCAAACCAACAGAGTGTGCACTTTAGTTTGCCCAGGGACGGTTTGAACGTAAAACTAGGAGATGAATATATATTCACTTCGTTTAGTTCTTTTCTGAAGCATAAAAAATGGTAGCTGTTATTATTGATTTCATCAATACACAAACGCTTTTATTACTtgagtttttgaaattacatttttcgaGTTccctttgttaaaaaaaatggaccTAGAATTCAATACTTATTCAAATTGGTTGTTGGTGACTTTGTAACGTATATTGATGATAGACTGAATTATTGCACTTCTAAAATTGTTGGATGTAATATGTACTCTGTTTAGCTTAGATTTTAAACATAGAAAAGGAAACCAACCAACACACAGAAAAATCTGATAAACTTATCAggttttttctcaatttattgCTGTCACTCAATGTGTGTTCTTCTTACGTTTTGAAGAAATGTTACAATATGCCCTATACAGTATATCGAATCTAAACAGTGTCTTGACATTTTGTTATTtgattaaatttgaaaataccgGTTACCGGTAAGACGTGAAATATTAGAACCTTAGTATGTATTGTTACTTCTATTAACATATTCCCATGCAATCGCGTTATAGTACTTGAGTCATTCATATCAATTCTACTCATTCACGATATCATACT carries:
- the LOC135155005 gene encoding nephrin-like, which gives rise to MPAPPSQVSIDSAQPDGPISNSATITVTSGEPYNITCNTFPARPPVVLTWLIPDDVIFYVHGQSDTIQGNKYVSRKTATITPSTNDQGKVLRCEASHPKLFTNLQSSVYLNVHVLPSSMTLFQKGIGKDKDLGSAVMYVQEDSPSSITCKCIGSFPAVEFVWMLGPPDSVEIASIGDANLEDGIETTVTCRARNGYPNFLIHWYIGLKNVTEDSSLKNTVNAADRYDAESSLIVIPNWLDHGKRLICEAVQTTTFSIMALNESIVLNISCKH